A region from the Sulfurivermis fontis genome encodes:
- the pnp gene encoding polyribonucleotide nucleotidyltransferase: MTPVVKEFKYGDQTVRLETGEIARQASGAVMVSMGDTVVLVTAVAIAEAEEGRDFFPLTVNYQERTYAAGKIPGGFFRREGRPSEKETLISRLIDRPLRPLFPEGFTNEVQVIATVVSLDPEIDPDIPSMIGASAALCLSGVPFKGPIGAARVGYKDGQYLLNPGMTALQSSDLDLVVAGTANAVLMVESEARELPEEVMLGAVIFGHEQMQVVIKAINELVAEAKVVPWDWQPPPADATLKSRVAELGEAAFSEAYTIKEKQARYARLNQIRSEIMQKLSGEGAEPCFPAEKVRVAIETLEYNTVRGSILAGKPRIDGRDTRTVRPITIRTGVLPRTHGSALFTRGETQALVVTTLGTARDAQIIDALEGERKEGFMFHYNFPPYCVGETGMVGSPKRREIGHGRLAKRGVQAVMPNMDTFPYSVRVVSEITESNGSSSMASVCGSSLALMDAGVPIKAPVAGVAMGLIKEGDKFAILTDIMGDEDHLGDMDFKVAGTENGVNALQMDIKIDGITREIMDVALKQAREARLHILGEMNKVISKPREQMSEFAPRYETFKINPDKIRDVIGKGGATIRALTEETGTSIDISDDGTVKIASVDGAAAKEARRRIEQLTADVEVGMVYEGRVAKLMDFGAFVTILPGKDGLVHISQISDERVEKVSDKLAEGDLIKVKVLEVDKQGRIRLSMKALAE; encoded by the coding sequence GTGACTCCAGTTGTAAAAGAATTCAAATACGGCGATCAAACCGTTCGTCTGGAAACCGGTGAGATTGCACGTCAGGCCTCTGGCGCCGTCATGGTGAGCATGGGCGATACGGTGGTGCTGGTGACCGCGGTGGCCATCGCGGAGGCGGAGGAAGGACGTGATTTCTTCCCGCTCACGGTGAACTACCAGGAGCGTACCTACGCGGCCGGCAAGATCCCCGGCGGTTTCTTCCGCCGCGAGGGGCGTCCCAGCGAAAAGGAAACGCTGATCTCCCGCCTGATCGATCGCCCGCTGCGTCCGCTGTTCCCCGAAGGTTTCACCAACGAAGTCCAGGTCATCGCCACCGTCGTTTCCCTGGACCCGGAGATCGATCCGGACATCCCGTCGATGATCGGCGCTTCCGCCGCCCTGTGTCTGTCCGGCGTGCCGTTCAAGGGCCCCATCGGCGCCGCCCGCGTCGGTTACAAGGATGGCCAGTACCTGCTCAACCCCGGTATGACCGCGCTGCAGAGCTCGGATCTGGACCTGGTGGTGGCCGGTACCGCCAATGCCGTGCTGATGGTGGAGTCGGAAGCCCGCGAACTGCCGGAAGAGGTGATGCTGGGCGCCGTGATCTTCGGCCACGAACAGATGCAGGTGGTGATCAAGGCCATCAACGAACTGGTGGCCGAGGCCAAGGTTGTTCCCTGGGACTGGCAGCCGCCGCCGGCGGACGCCACCCTGAAGTCCCGTGTTGCTGAACTGGGTGAGGCTGCGTTCAGCGAAGCATATACCATCAAGGAAAAGCAGGCCCGCTATGCGCGCCTGAACCAGATCCGCAGCGAGATCATGCAGAAGCTCAGCGGCGAAGGCGCCGAGCCCTGCTTCCCGGCGGAGAAGGTGCGCGTCGCTATCGAAACCCTGGAATACAACACCGTGCGCGGCAGCATTCTGGCCGGCAAGCCGCGTATCGATGGCCGCGATACCCGCACCGTGCGTCCCATCACCATCCGTACCGGCGTGCTGCCGCGTACCCATGGTTCCGCCCTGTTCACCCGCGGCGAGACCCAGGCGCTGGTAGTCACCACCCTCGGCACCGCCCGCGATGCGCAGATCATCGACGCCCTCGAAGGCGAGCGCAAAGAAGGTTTCATGTTCCACTACAACTTCCCGCCCTACTGCGTCGGCGAGACCGGCATGGTGGGCAGTCCGAAGCGTCGCGAAATCGGCCACGGCCGTCTGGCCAAGCGCGGCGTGCAGGCGGTGATGCCGAACATGGACACCTTCCCGTACAGCGTGCGCGTGGTATCCGAGATCACCGAATCCAACGGTTCCAGCTCCATGGCCTCCGTGTGCGGTTCCAGTCTGGCCCTGATGGATGCCGGCGTGCCCATCAAGGCGCCGGTGGCCGGCGTGGCCATGGGCCTGATCAAGGAAGGTGACAAGTTCGCCATCCTCACCGACATCATGGGCGACGAGGATCACCTCGGCGACATGGATTTCAAGGTGGCCGGCACCGAAAACGGCGTGAATGCGCTGCAGATGGACATCAAAATCGACGGCATCACCCGCGAGATCATGGACGTCGCTCTGAAGCAGGCCCGCGAAGCTCGTCTGCACATCCTGGGCGAGATGAACAAGGTGATCTCCAAGCCGCGCGAGCAGATGTCCGAGTTTGCGCCGCGTTACGAGACCTTCAAGATCAACCCGGACAAGATCCGCGACGTCATCGGCAAGGGTGGCGCCACTATCCGCGCCCTCACCGAGGAAACCGGCACCAGCATCGACATCAGCGACGACGGTACCGTCAAGATTGCCTCCGTGGACGGTGCTGCCGCCAAGGAAGCCCGCCGCCGCATCGAGCAACTCACCGCCGACGTGGAAGTGGGCATGGTCTACGAGGGCCGCGTGGCCAAGCTGATGGACTTCGGCGCCTTTGTCACCATCCTACCGGGCAAGGACGGTCTGGTGCACATCTCCCAGATCTCCGACGAGCGCGTCGAGAAGGTGAGTGACAAGCTGGCCGAGGGCGACCTGATCAAGGTGAAGGTGCTGGAAGTGGACAAGCAGGGCCGTATCCGCCTGTCCATGAAGGCGCTGGCGGAATAA